In a genomic window of Roseiflexus castenholzii DSM 13941:
- a CDS encoding anti-sigma factor, which yields MMNCNEARTLLALHTEQEITDPALRDHLARCPACSLYHRRNRVIDATLREELRWETPSVLTAQLMAIALQASHLTPVPRPRRWYIITIYSLTAMVMAVSLAVAWTYGGSLLMQVGLSNALAWIFDTPTQWLAQVVQTQPDSQRVIEFAMRVRDQLLWLLLAAILWALLDRSPQSSLARTE from the coding sequence ATGATGAATTGCAATGAAGCCCGCACACTGCTGGCGCTTCACACGGAACAGGAGATCACCGATCCTGCGCTGCGCGATCATCTTGCGCGTTGCCCGGCGTGCAGCCTCTACCACCGGCGTAATCGGGTCATCGATGCAACGCTGCGCGAAGAACTCCGCTGGGAAACGCCTTCGGTATTGACGGCGCAGTTGATGGCGATTGCGTTGCAGGCGTCTCATCTCACCCCTGTGCCGCGCCCACGCCGCTGGTACATTATCACCATCTATAGTCTGACCGCTATGGTCATGGCTGTCTCACTGGCGGTCGCGTGGACCTATGGCGGCAGTTTGCTGATGCAGGTCGGTCTGAGCAATGCACTGGCGTGGATATTCGACACACCGACGCAGTGGCTGGCGCAGGTGGTGCAGACACAACCCGACTCGCAGCGGGTGATCGAGTTCGCCATGCGTGTGCGGGATCAATTGCTCTGGCTGCTGCTGGCGGCTATTTTGTGGGCGCTGCTCGACCGCTCGCCACAATCGTCGCTTGCCAGAACCGAATAG
- a CDS encoding single-stranded DNA-binding protein, with protein sequence MARDLNKVMLTGHLGADPEMRFTPQGSAVTTFRVASNRSWKSGDGIQHDDTEWFRIVAWDKLAEICNEYLKKGTRVYIEGRLQTRSWEDRNTGEKRYMTEVVAQDMIILTPKGDRIPSAEADDLEVQAVGSVPRRAPSPIAPSESIANGPARSGAPRVPGRNMPQPVESEDDLPF encoded by the coding sequence ATGGCCAGAGATCTGAACAAAGTGATGCTCACCGGTCACCTAGGAGCGGACCCGGAGATGCGCTTCACCCCGCAGGGCAGCGCAGTCACGACGTTTCGCGTAGCGTCGAACCGTTCGTGGAAGTCGGGGGATGGCATTCAGCACGATGACACGGAATGGTTCCGCATTGTGGCATGGGATAAACTCGCAGAAATCTGCAACGAATATTTGAAGAAGGGCACGCGCGTCTATATCGAGGGGCGGTTACAGACGCGCAGTTGGGAAGATCGCAACACCGGCGAGAAGCGCTACATGACCGAGGTAGTGGCGCAGGATATGATCATCCTGACGCCGAAAGGTGATCGCATCCCCTCAGCCGAAGCCGATGACCTCGAGGTGCAGGCGGTAGGCAGTGTTCCGCGTCGCGCTCCATCGCCCATCGCTCCCTCCGAGTCGATCGCCAATGGTCCCGCTCGTTCTGGCGCGCCTCGTGTTCCGGGTCGCAATATGCCGCAGCCGGTCGAAAGCGAGGACGACCTGCCGTTCTAG
- a CDS encoding glycosyltransferase, protein MHILVVLTYYYPHWTSLTVHAVRVAEHLAERGHTVTVLTTRHTLDLARDEMVNGVRVVRLWPIARFSRGMITPAFPWAVAQLIAEHDVVQIHTPLPEAPLVAALCRALGRPLLMTHHGDVVMPDSPAEKLVERAAFHILRFAATLADGITSYSEDYARHSPLLWSFRDKLTCIYPPVEFPEPDPVAAAAWKRDLGLEGKCLIGFAGRWVSEKGFDDLLRALPLIRAALPTAHLVFAGERNVVYDDFYRVCQPLIEAQQEHITFLGLIRDRRQLAQFYAMLDLFVLPSHTDMMALTQIEAMLCGTPVVATDIPGARVVVRETGFGRLAPPYNPPALAQVILETLRDRERYLPNPAGVRRIFNTQQTIDAYERLLDWLVRTRSRTNLAARASRRLVRSTLHVIAAAPVTATTTMLTSSAPHTVDAPRSGSLSNADRALLERLLRNEADMAYRRRAITLLDYLELHDGETVLDCGCGMGVYLMFMGRLRRLNLVGVDGDMERLRWAEREHVPASLSNVDIHRLPFADNSFDKVLMSEVLEHLTDDRGALREIFRILKPGGVLALSVPHANYPFWWDPINKTIEALGMRPIQSAGPIAGLWSNHWRLYRPETLRDVVSGAGFAIEALEEQTHYAFPFIHFIVYSIGKPLIEKNMLPRRFRDSADRFRGERNSGSLLNPINLGVRLFRLADARNDHLRGDEQTFVSIVLKARKPV, encoded by the coding sequence ATGCATATTCTGGTTGTACTCACCTACTACTACCCTCACTGGACGAGTCTGACGGTTCATGCGGTGCGCGTGGCGGAGCATCTGGCGGAACGGGGACATACGGTGACGGTGCTGACAACCAGGCACACCCTCGACCTGGCGCGAGACGAGATGGTCAACGGCGTGCGCGTGGTCCGCCTCTGGCCCATCGCGCGCTTCAGTCGCGGGATGATCACCCCGGCGTTTCCCTGGGCGGTGGCGCAACTGATCGCTGAGCATGATGTCGTGCAGATTCATACGCCTCTCCCGGAAGCGCCGTTGGTGGCGGCGTTGTGTCGCGCGCTCGGGCGTCCCCTTTTAATGACGCATCATGGCGATGTGGTCATGCCGGATAGTCCGGCGGAAAAACTCGTCGAGCGCGCTGCGTTCCATATCCTCCGCTTTGCGGCGACTCTGGCGGATGGCATCACCTCGTACAGCGAGGATTATGCCCGCCATTCGCCATTGCTCTGGTCCTTCCGCGATAAACTGACGTGCATCTATCCGCCGGTGGAGTTCCCCGAACCAGACCCCGTCGCTGCCGCCGCCTGGAAACGCGACCTGGGGCTTGAAGGGAAATGCCTGATCGGTTTCGCCGGTCGCTGGGTGAGCGAAAAAGGGTTCGATGACCTGCTGCGGGCATTACCGCTCATTCGCGCCGCTTTGCCTACAGCGCACCTGGTCTTCGCCGGTGAACGCAACGTCGTCTACGACGATTTCTATCGCGTATGCCAGCCACTGATCGAGGCGCAGCAGGAACATATTACCTTCCTTGGTCTGATCCGGGATCGCCGGCAACTGGCGCAGTTCTATGCCATGCTCGATCTGTTCGTGTTGCCCAGCCATACCGATATGATGGCGCTGACGCAGATTGAGGCGATGTTGTGCGGAACCCCGGTTGTAGCGACGGACATCCCCGGCGCGCGCGTGGTGGTGCGCGAAACCGGCTTCGGGCGCCTTGCGCCGCCGTACAACCCACCGGCGCTGGCGCAGGTGATCCTCGAAACGCTGCGCGACCGCGAACGCTACCTGCCCAATCCGGCCGGCGTTCGCCGTATCTTCAATACTCAACAGACCATCGATGCCTATGAGCGATTACTCGATTGGTTGGTGCGCACGCGGAGTCGCACGAACCTCGCTGCGCGCGCGAGCCGCCGTCTGGTGCGCAGCACCCTCCATGTTATCGCTGCGGCGCCGGTGACGGCGACGACAACGATGCTCACGTCATCTGCGCCGCACACCGTCGATGCTCCCCGGTCCGGCTCGCTTTCCAACGCCGATCGGGCGCTGCTCGAGCGTCTGCTGCGCAATGAAGCGGATATGGCGTACCGCCGCCGTGCAATCACCCTGCTCGATTACCTCGAACTCCACGATGGTGAAACGGTGCTCGATTGCGGATGCGGCATGGGCGTCTATTTGATGTTCATGGGGCGGCTGCGGCGATTAAACCTGGTCGGCGTCGATGGCGATATGGAGCGTCTGCGCTGGGCGGAGCGCGAACATGTGCCGGCCAGTTTGTCGAATGTCGATATTCATCGCCTGCCGTTTGCAGACAACAGTTTCGACAAGGTGTTGATGTCCGAGGTGCTTGAACATCTCACCGATGATCGCGGTGCGCTGCGCGAAATCTTTCGCATTCTTAAGCCCGGCGGTGTTCTGGCGCTCAGCGTGCCGCACGCGAATTATCCGTTCTGGTGGGACCCGATCAACAAAACCATCGAGGCGCTTGGCATGCGCCCCATCCAGAGCGCCGGACCGATCGCCGGTCTATGGAGCAACCACTGGCGGTTGTATCGCCCGGAAACGCTGCGCGATGTGGTGTCGGGAGCGGGGTTTGCCATCGAGGCGCTTGAAGAGCAGACGCACTATGCGTTTCCGTTTATCCATTTCATCGTATACAGCATCGGAAAGCCGCTGATCGAAAAGAATATGCTGCCGCGCCGCTTCCGCGACAGCGCCGACCGCTTTCGTGGTGAACGCAACAGTGGCAGTCTGCTCAATCCGATCAACCTTGGGGTGCGGTTGTTCCGCCTTGCGGATGCGCGCAATGATCATCTGCGCGGTGATGAGCAAACATTCGTTAGCATCGTTCTCAAAGCGCGAAAACCTGTCTGA
- a CDS encoding RNA polymerase sigma factor: protein MAEPSADIIRRAQAGDPEALTQLVLSQQQYVYSIAMSVLKNPDDAADLTQEAFIRLFRALPQYNGESRFTTWLYRLVVNLGRDELRRRGRQAPLASPADGDEELDAIDVIADDDRWSDPEEALDSRELRSEVRRALAQLEEHYRLVLTLYYFEDMKYTDIAEILDLPLNTVKSHIRRGKERLAAILQEREQPPAARALPAPTQPETGSRPFSPFMRLPAPVGGR from the coding sequence GTGGCTGAGCCATCTGCTGATATCATCCGGCGTGCGCAGGCTGGTGATCCCGAAGCGTTGACGCAACTCGTGCTTAGTCAGCAGCAGTATGTCTACAGCATTGCCATGAGCGTGCTGAAGAATCCCGATGACGCTGCGGATCTGACGCAGGAAGCGTTTATTCGTCTGTTCCGCGCACTGCCGCAGTACAATGGCGAGAGCCGATTCACGACCTGGCTCTACCGCCTGGTCGTGAACCTGGGACGCGACGAACTGCGTCGCCGTGGGCGGCAGGCGCCGCTGGCGTCTCCGGCAGACGGCGATGAGGAACTCGATGCAATCGATGTCATCGCCGACGATGATCGCTGGTCGGACCCGGAGGAAGCGCTTGACTCGCGTGAACTACGCAGCGAAGTGCGTCGCGCATTGGCGCAACTCGAGGAGCATTATCGCCTGGTGCTGACACTCTATTACTTCGAGGACATGAAATATACCGACATTGCCGAGATCCTCGACCTGCCGCTCAACACGGTCAAAAGTCACATTCGGCGCGGGAAGGAGCGCCTGGCGGCCATTCTCCAGGAGCGTGAGCAACCGCCGGCTGCACGCGCACTGCCGGCGCCAACGCAACCGGAGACCGGGAGCAGACCGTTCAGCCCGTTTATGCGGTTGCCTGCGCCGGTTGGGGGGAGGTAA